A single region of the Bacillus cereus genome encodes:
- a CDS encoding NUDIX domain-containing protein, giving the protein MKSKFHHIVRAIMIKDEKLLVAEYIGHHYFLPGGHVEIGESAENALIRELREELGVTCSIKQFLGVIENKWQAKENLHHEINHIFEIDSNELKSDFTPISKESHLAFHWIDFTKENINSYTIMPTPSVKELLERKLSDELLNCWISNF; this is encoded by the coding sequence ATGAAAAGTAAATTCCATCATATTGTACGAGCTATCATGATAAAAGATGAAAAATTACTAGTTGCTGAATACATAGGACATCACTATTTTTTACCCGGTGGCCATGTTGAGATTGGGGAATCAGCAGAGAATGCACTAATAAGAGAGTTACGCGAAGAACTTGGAGTAACATGCAGTATAAAACAATTTTTAGGCGTCATAGAAAATAAATGGCAAGCTAAAGAAAACCTCCACCATGAAATTAACCACATTTTTGAAATAGATTCAAATGAGTTAAAATCAGATTTTACTCCAATATCTAAAGAGTCCCATTTAGCATTTCACTGGATTGATTTTACTAAAGAAAATATAAACTCCTATACAATAATGCCGACACCTTCAGTAAAAGAATTACTAGAAAGAAAATTAAGTGATGAACTATTAAATTGCTGGATTAGTAACTTTTAA
- a CDS encoding LAGLIDADG family homing endonuclease has product MKIERKKKSKCKLSKSETIHLYAEGKSTSEIAMLANVSARYIRMVLTDNNVPRRAIGSWKRKYGIKEDFFKTWSNNMAYILGFIAVDGVIPKENQCVSISQKESYILEDIKRELNSNQPLYQNKKTGVYMLNINCKTIRDDLMNIHGIRPCKSFNIEFPFVPEEYLHHFARGYFDGDGYVNYDTYTVSFVGGSYNFMNTLNKLLQNHNLPSNLLNQNKHYRVILSGRKSIQLFSKWIYKDKDLYLRRKHEIFQKESLHLDQLHDRKLKRTQSAVQQRKHNFLKDYEKNKCITTACLNININELTFKSWLKNDNQFKKDYERIILTSSNNLL; this is encoded by the coding sequence ATGAAAATAGAAAGAAAAAAGAAGTCCAAGTGTAAACTATCAAAATCTGAAACCATTCATCTGTATGCAGAAGGGAAGAGTACCTCAGAAATCGCTATGCTTGCTAATGTGTCTGCAAGGTATATTCGTATGGTTTTAACAGACAATAACGTTCCAAGGCGAGCTATAGGGAGCTGGAAGAGAAAGTATGGCATAAAAGAAGATTTTTTTAAAACTTGGTCAAATAACATGGCTTATATTTTAGGGTTTATAGCAGTTGACGGCGTTATACCAAAAGAAAATCAATGTGTCAGTATTTCACAAAAAGAAAGTTACATTTTAGAAGATATAAAAAGAGAACTAAACTCAAACCAGCCGCTTTATCAAAACAAAAAAACAGGCGTATATATGCTAAACATTAATTGTAAAACAATAAGAGACGATCTTATGAACATACACGGAATCAGGCCATGTAAATCATTTAACATCGAATTTCCTTTTGTACCAGAAGAATATTTACATCACTTTGCTCGTGGGTATTTTGATGGGGATGGTTACGTCAATTATGATACTTATACAGTAAGTTTTGTGGGAGGATCATATAACTTTATGAATACTTTAAACAAGCTTTTACAAAATCATAATTTACCTTCCAACTTACTAAATCAAAATAAACATTATCGTGTCATTTTATCCGGAAGAAAATCAATACAACTATTTTCAAAGTGGATTTATAAAGACAAAGATCTTTATTTGCGTAGAAAACATGAAATATTTCAGAAAGAAAGTCTACATTTAGATCAATTACATGATCGAAAATTAAAAAGAACTCAATCTGCTGTTCAGCAAAGAAAACATAATTTTCTTAAGGATTATGAGAAAAACAAATGTATTACTACAGCTTGTTTAAATATAAATATTAACGAATTAACATTTAAAAGTTGGTTAAAAAATGATAATCAATTTAAAAAAGACTATGAACGAATCATTTTAACATCAAGCAATAATTTGTTATAA
- a CDS encoding MBL fold metallo-hydrolase, which yields MNKKYTNQIHTDMSFKPKDIMGLMADYFKMKSKLRPIKNLPIVLSNKDNESLESITWFGHSASLLKIEGKNLLLDPMFGDASSPFPVFNSKRYSGVFSLERDDLQEIDAIIISHNHYDHLNYKSIMQLKDRVKHFYVPTGVARYLIKWGVSPNKISEHNWWDEITFDNIKLVCTPARHFSGRSMTDRDCSLWCSWVILGQEAKVFFSGDSGYAPHFKEIGNKYGPFDLTLMECGQYDARWSAIHMLPEETVQAHIDVKGELLVPIHWGAFTLALHEWSDPIERVTKEANRLGVNISTPQIGEIITLQSKEYPTAAWWREV from the coding sequence ATGAATAAGAAATATACAAATCAAATTCATACTGATATGAGTTTTAAACCGAAAGATATTATGGGTTTAATGGCGGATTACTTTAAAATGAAGTCAAAGCTGCGTCCTATAAAGAATTTACCTATTGTTTTATCGAATAAAGATAATGAATCTTTGGAGAGTATTACATGGTTTGGCCATTCTGCTTCTCTTTTAAAAATAGAAGGTAAAAATTTGTTGTTAGATCCTATGTTTGGAGATGCCTCTTCCCCATTCCCTGTCTTTAATAGTAAACGTTATAGTGGTGTTTTTTCTTTAGAACGTGATGATCTTCAAGAAATTGATGCGATTATCATTTCTCATAATCATTATGATCATTTAAATTACAAAAGTATTATGCAGTTAAAAGATCGTGTAAAGCATTTTTATGTTCCGACTGGAGTTGCGCGTTATCTTATTAAATGGGGTGTTTCACCTAATAAAATAAGTGAGCATAATTGGTGGGATGAAATTACGTTTGATAATATTAAATTAGTTTGTACACCTGCAAGGCATTTTTCTGGACGAAGTATGACAGATAGAGATTGTTCATTATGGTGTTCATGGGTTATCCTCGGTCAAGAAGCGAAAGTTTTCTTTAGCGGTGATAGTGGTTATGCTCCACACTTTAAGGAGATTGGTAATAAATACGGTCCGTTTGATCTTACTTTAATGGAATGTGGACAATATGATGCGAGATGGTCTGCAATTCATATGTTACCAGAAGAAACCGTACAAGCTCATATTGACGTTAAAGGAGAATTGCTCGTTCCTATTCATTGGGGTGCTTTTACGTTAGCATTACATGAATGGAGTGATCCTATTGAACGTGTTACGAAAGAAGCAAATCGTTTAGGAGTTAATATTTCAACGCCACAAATCGGTGAAATTATTACGTTACAATCTAAAGAGTATCCTACGGCTGCTTGGTGGCGAGAAGTATAA
- a CDS encoding serine hydrolase domain-containing protein, translating into MYKYEKLISWVENIKETNQSSAAALCIMKDNKIVLEHYSGTHSNTPTSKKVNISSQFNVASARKSYLGLMVAYAVYEGKIKSLDDEAVNYFKKHDPSLLGKTTIRHLVTHSHGLNETDEGTVFREFEPGQAWAYRDINVRMVTQLIYQLYNKSFPELLKERVFLPANFNETGWRIEHDENLVKVIVNPTEDAIESVGAVDDGSEKNLFVSAREFAYWGNLHLNNGFLNSKQIVPKEVIELATSIQNPAYKNKELPQNGLFWFIQNEPALLSELGERVPKGSYQILGITGPTILVIPEYNVVVAKMYNKRYNYGGDNYLYYLREFSNLVADTFNSSINNTIRA; encoded by the coding sequence TTGTACAAATATGAGAAATTAATTTCATGGGTAGAAAATATTAAAGAGACAAATCAAAGTTCTGCGGCAGCACTTTGTATTATGAAAGATAATAAGATTGTGCTAGAGCATTATAGTGGAACGCATTCAAATACTCCTACTAGCAAAAAAGTAAACATATCTTCACAGTTCAATGTCGCTTCCGCAAGAAAAAGCTATTTAGGATTAATGGTTGCTTATGCAGTTTATGAGGGGAAAATAAAATCTCTTGATGACGAGGCAGTAAATTATTTTAAAAAACATGATCCTTCATTACTCGGTAAGACAACGATAAGACACTTAGTAACCCATTCACACGGTTTAAATGAAACCGATGAGGGGACAGTTTTTCGTGAATTTGAGCCGGGACAAGCTTGGGCGTACAGAGATATTAATGTAAGAATGGTGACGCAGCTTATTTATCAGCTGTATAATAAGAGTTTTCCTGAATTGTTAAAGGAGCGTGTATTCCTACCTGCCAACTTCAATGAAACTGGATGGAGAATAGAACATGATGAAAATTTAGTTAAGGTTATTGTAAATCCAACTGAAGATGCTATAGAAAGTGTCGGTGCAGTAGATGACGGCTCCGAGAAAAATTTGTTTGTCTCTGCGAGAGAATTTGCATACTGGGGGAACCTGCATTTAAATAACGGGTTCTTGAATAGTAAACAAATTGTGCCAAAAGAAGTTATAGAACTTGCTACAAGCATACAAAATCCAGCGTATAAAAATAAAGAACTACCTCAAAACGGGTTGTTTTGGTTCATTCAAAATGAACCTGCTTTACTTAGCGAACTTGGTGAGCGAGTTCCGAAAGGTTCTTATCAAATATTAGGAATTACAGGACCCACGATATTAGTCATTCCAGAATATAATGTCGTCGTTGCTAAAATGTACAATAAAAGATACAACTATGGTGGAGACAATTATTTATATTATTTACGTGAATTTAGCAATTTAGTCGCAGATACATTTAATAGCAGTATAAATAATACGATTAGGGCATAA
- a CDS encoding DUF4256 domain-containing protein, producing the protein MEESNKKELSLEQREELIQTLKDRFENNMNRHKGLEWANVQSNLDANTEKLWSLNEMEKTGGEPDVVDFDKEKGEYIFYDCSAESPKGRRSVCYDLEALESRKKHKPENNAFDMATTMGIELLTEEEYRALQNIGNFDLKTSSWVQTPSDIRELGGALFCDYRFGHVFVYHNGAESYYAARGFRGSLRV; encoded by the coding sequence ATGGAAGAGAGCAATAAAAAAGAGTTGTCACTAGAGCAACGTGAAGAATTAATACAAACATTGAAAGATCGTTTTGAGAATAACATGAATCGTCATAAAGGGCTAGAATGGGCTAATGTTCAATCAAATTTGGATGCTAATACTGAAAAGTTGTGGTCGCTCAATGAAATGGAAAAAACTGGCGGAGAACCTGATGTTGTTGATTTTGATAAAGAAAAAGGCGAATACATTTTTTATGATTGTTCAGCAGAAAGTCCTAAAGGCCGTAGAAGTGTTTGTTATGACCTTGAAGCGCTAGAATCAAGAAAGAAACATAAACCAGAAAATAACGCTTTCGATATGGCAACTACTATGGGCATTGAACTATTAACGGAAGAAGAATATCGGGCGTTGCAAAATATTGGGAATTTCGATTTGAAGACATCGAGTTGGGTGCAAACACCTTCTGATATTAGAGAACTTGGCGGTGCCCTTTTTTGCGATTATCGCTTTGGACACGTCTTTGTGTATCACAATGGGGCAGAATCTTACTATGCCGCAAGAGGCTTTCGTGGTTCGTTAAGAGTCTAA
- a CDS encoding RidA family protein: protein MQKKFINPETMPPTFGYSHVVEVSNAKRTIYISGQVAINTDGQIVGIDDLATQTRQVFENIKIALETSKLNFNDVVKLTFFLTDISQMAIVRDIRDQYIDTKNPPASSAVEVRKLINDNLLIEIEAIAVAN from the coding sequence ATGCAAAAGAAATTTATCAATCCAGAAACGATGCCACCAACTTTTGGGTATTCACATGTAGTCGAAGTTAGTAACGCTAAACGAACAATTTACATATCTGGACAAGTAGCGATCAATACTGACGGTCAAATAGTGGGTATTGATGATTTAGCTACACAAACGCGACAAGTATTTGAAAATATTAAAATTGCATTAGAAACTTCAAAATTAAACTTTAATGATGTAGTAAAATTAACATTTTTCTTAACAGACATTTCTCAAATGGCCATTGTCAGAGATATTCGAGATCAATACATAGATACTAAGAATCCACCAGCAAGTTCAGCTGTAGAAGTTAGAAAGTTAATTAACGATAACTTATTAATTGAAATCGAAGCAATCGCTGTAGCAAACTAA
- a CDS encoding heterocycloanthracin/sonorensin family bacteriocin, giving the protein MNEFQQELQALNLNAYQPGNVVYWDQQQNQYPYYYTQDDARRCGGCGGRCGGCGGRCGGCGGGRCGGCVGCVGCVGCFSCSNCWNWWII; this is encoded by the coding sequence ATGAATGAATTTCAACAAGAACTACAAGCGTTAAATCTTAATGCTTATCAACCTGGTAATGTTGTGTATTGGGATCAGCAACAAAATCAATATCCATATTATTACACCCAAGACGATGCACGTCGTTGTGGCGGATGCGGTGGACGTTGTGGTGGCTGTGGTGGTCGCTGTGGTGGTTGTGGCGGCGGACGTTGTGGTGGTTGTGTAGGGTGTGTTGGTTGTGTTGGTTGTTTCAGCTGTTCTAATTGCTGGAACTGGTGGATTATTTAA
- a CDS encoding OFA family MFS transporter yields the protein MKQSSINPLLIVLGTIIVQIGLGTIYTWSLFNQPLVSKFGWNLNSVAITFSITSFSLSFSTLFAGKLQQKFGLRKLIATAGIVLGLGLILSSQVSSLPLLYLLAGVVVGYADGTAYITSLSNLIKWFPNRKGLISGISVSAYGMGSLIFRYINGNLINSLGVSQAFLYWGIIVLLLVVIGSFFLREATVSNTVTETLHNDYTPREMMKTKQVYLLFFMLFTSCMGGLYLIGMVKDIGVQLVGLSAATAANAVAMIAIFNTIGRIILGTLSDKIGRLKIVSATFIIIGLSVFTLSFIPLNYGIYFACVASVAFCFGGNITIFPAIVGDFFGLKNHSTNYGIVYQGFGFGALAGSFIGALLGGFQPTFITIGVLCVISFVISIIIRPPNAEKEKEIKSLNRKIA from the coding sequence ATGAAACAATCATCTATAAATCCGTTGCTAATTGTTCTAGGTACAATCATCGTTCAAATTGGCCTAGGAACAATTTACACATGGAGTTTATTTAACCAACCCCTTGTAAGTAAGTTTGGATGGAACCTCAATTCAGTCGCGATTACTTTCTCAATTACGAGTTTTTCTTTATCATTCTCGACTCTATTTGCAGGAAAGCTACAACAAAAATTTGGACTCCGTAAACTTATCGCTACTGCAGGAATTGTTTTAGGACTCGGTTTAATACTTAGTTCACAAGTTTCTTCATTACCATTACTTTATTTATTAGCCGGTGTTGTCGTTGGATATGCTGATGGAACAGCATATATTACCTCACTATCTAATTTAATTAAATGGTTTCCAAACCGTAAAGGACTTATTTCTGGTATATCTGTTTCGGCATATGGAATGGGAAGCTTAATCTTTAGATATATAAACGGAAATCTTATCAACAGTCTTGGGGTATCACAAGCATTTTTATATTGGGGTATTATCGTCTTACTTTTAGTGGTGATAGGATCATTCTTCTTACGTGAAGCAACTGTAAGTAACACTGTAACTGAAACATTACACAATGATTATACGCCGCGTGAAATGATGAAAACAAAACAAGTATATCTCTTATTTTTCATGTTATTTACATCATGTATGGGCGGTCTGTATTTAATCGGTATGGTAAAAGACATTGGGGTGCAGCTCGTTGGTCTTAGTGCAGCGACTGCCGCAAATGCCGTCGCAATGATTGCAATCTTTAATACAATAGGTAGAATTATTCTTGGAACGTTATCAGATAAAATAGGCCGATTAAAAATCGTCTCTGCTACATTTATTATTATTGGATTGTCCGTCTTTACTTTAAGTTTTATTCCACTAAATTACGGGATTTATTTTGCTTGTGTAGCAAGTGTTGCCTTTTGCTTTGGTGGTAATATCACTATATTCCCTGCCATTGTCGGGGATTTCTTCGGATTAAAAAACCATAGTACAAACTACGGGATTGTTTACCAAGGTTTCGGATTTGGTGCACTTGCAGGATCATTCATTGGAGCACTACTTGGCGGATTTCAACCAACCTTCATTACAATCGGTGTTCTATGTGTAATATCTTTCGTTATCTCTATAATAATCCGTCCTCCAAATGCAGAAAAGGAGAAGGAAATAAAATCGTTAAATCGAAAAATAGCTTAA
- a CDS encoding alpha/beta hydrolase has translation MTLIISPKLEELINQLKNGNEKALYTFLHEIKLNNTPLIEQCPVENQYKLITYIWLGDQKTENVYVFGSFPGWDLPLNQLKRLLQTDIWYQTFRTDKSFISTYYFSVNDFFENDWIKRSEQYQLDQFNGNTFGEGANKASVLNIGMEVQYSSRFPSNHYPSGKIETYSFHSSILNNTRKIHIYTPHDYSHTSQLQERLIVFDGNSFINNLSIAKTLNYLIYEKEIPSCIAVAIEPVDRLEELTYNDKMNAFLTEELLPWIKATYPVHHEAKHTTIAGFSLGGLAAFYAALQNPHIFGNVLSMSGSVHWKKDAYENKIPWIENQILSINSNAIQPHFYMTVGELENESLLTANTRLYKALKEKGYQITYEEFQGGHDGVWWREKLFAGLRALKLTKTTL, from the coding sequence ATGACTTTAATAATTAGTCCTAAGTTAGAGGAGCTTATTAATCAATTGAAAAATGGAAACGAGAAAGCTTTGTATACTTTTTTGCACGAGATAAAGTTAAATAATACGCCGCTAATAGAACAATGTCCTGTAGAAAATCAGTATAAGCTTATAACGTATATATGGTTAGGGGATCAAAAAACTGAAAACGTTTATGTATTCGGCAGTTTCCCTGGTTGGGATCTGCCTTTAAATCAATTAAAACGGTTATTACAAACAGATATTTGGTATCAAACGTTTAGGACGGATAAGAGCTTTATTTCAACTTACTATTTTTCAGTAAACGATTTTTTTGAAAATGATTGGATAAAGCGTAGTGAACAGTACCAACTAGACCAATTTAATGGAAATACATTTGGAGAAGGTGCCAATAAAGCGTCTGTGTTAAACATAGGTATGGAAGTGCAGTATAGCAGTCGTTTCCCTTCAAATCATTATCCCTCTGGAAAAATTGAAACATATTCTTTTCATAGTTCGATTTTAAATAACACACGTAAAATTCATATTTATACGCCTCATGATTATTCTCACACTTCACAGCTTCAAGAACGTCTCATTGTATTTGATGGAAATTCATTTATTAATAACCTTTCAATCGCAAAAACACTCAATTATTTAATTTACGAAAAAGAAATCCCATCTTGTATTGCTGTTGCTATAGAACCAGTTGATCGGCTAGAAGAACTAACCTATAACGATAAAATGAATGCATTTTTAACAGAGGAATTACTTCCGTGGATTAAAGCTACGTATCCTGTGCATCACGAAGCCAAACATACAACTATTGCTGGATTCAGTCTTGGTGGTTTAGCAGCTTTTTATGCAGCACTTCAAAATCCACATATTTTCGGGAATGTGTTGTCAATGTCTGGATCCGTACATTGGAAAAAGGATGCTTATGAAAATAAAATTCCTTGGATTGAAAATCAAATTTTATCTATAAATTCCAATGCAATTCAACCTCATTTTTATATGACAGTAGGAGAACTCGAAAATGAATCTCTTTTAACGGCTAATACACGCTTGTATAAAGCTTTAAAAGAAAAGGGATACCAAATTACTTACGAAGAGTTTCAAGGCGGTCATGACGGTGTTTGGTGGCGAGAAAAGTTATTTGCTGGATTGAGAGCATTAAAACTTACAAAAACAACACTATAA
- a CDS encoding NUDIX hydrolase: MKKVNVTYALLYDESHEKLLMVKNKGKNGSYYTLPGGAVKFGETLEEAAIREVKEETGLDIHVKGICSISEAFFEERGHHAIFFNFLGEIIGGEICISRPKEIEEIIWMELHKAEPYLRIPKHLKGLLQTKETIPYIFNGTIIHQSS; encoded by the coding sequence ATGAAAAAGGTGAATGTTACATACGCGCTTTTATACGATGAAAGTCACGAAAAGCTCTTAATGGTTAAAAACAAAGGAAAAAATGGCTCTTATTATACATTACCAGGTGGGGCAGTAAAATTTGGTGAAACGTTAGAAGAGGCAGCAATTCGTGAAGTGAAAGAAGAAACTGGACTAGATATACATGTAAAAGGGATTTGTTCCATTAGTGAAGCGTTTTTTGAGGAAAGAGGACATCATGCAATCTTCTTTAATTTTTTAGGAGAAATAATCGGAGGGGAAATTTGCATATCACGACCAAAAGAAATTGAAGAAATTATCTGGATGGAATTACATAAAGCAGAACCTTATTTACGTATACCAAAACACTTAAAAGGCCTTTTACAAACGAAAGAAACAATACCTTATATTTTTAATGGAACTATTATTCATCAATCTTCATAA
- the dnaN gene encoding DNA polymerase III subunit beta, translated as MEFTVNHKQFTQALSEVSKAISTKTLIPILSGIKITADQSGITLVASNSNVFIEKFIPSSIEGVQITTIIKVGSIVVPAKYFIEIIKKMPSEILIKSMNEQLISIQSDEITLNLNGFSANEFPNVPFIDDHAEIQVEMEQLIEVFKQTVFAAAKNESRPVLTGVHFVIDHNKLICAATDSHRLALREIPISSHAKLNCIVPSSTISELLKLMNNNSNLVYIYLSESHIIFKFGTITLYSRLIEGKYPNITGLIPNESQTVINIDRKKILQGVDRSSLLASEWANNNVNLEIIDESTILISSNASQIGKISETQQIDAIHGEKQLNISFDGRYMVDTLKAIKEDRVTLSFGGSMRPILIEAGEQSAAVYLISPVRTY; from the coding sequence ATGGAGTTTACCGTTAATCACAAACAATTTACACAAGCTCTTTCAGAAGTAAGTAAAGCTATCTCAACAAAAACTTTAATTCCTATATTATCCGGAATAAAAATAACAGCAGATCAATCTGGAATTACTTTAGTCGCAAGTAATTCGAATGTTTTCATTGAAAAGTTTATACCTAGTTCAATTGAAGGTGTACAAATTACAACTATTATAAAAGTAGGAAGTATTGTTGTACCAGCAAAATATTTCATTGAAATTATTAAGAAAATGCCAAGTGAAATTTTAATAAAAAGTATGAATGAGCAGTTGATTTCAATTCAATCAGATGAAATTACTTTAAACTTAAATGGATTCTCGGCGAACGAATTTCCGAATGTACCATTTATAGACGATCATGCAGAAATACAAGTAGAAATGGAACAGTTGATTGAAGTATTTAAACAAACTGTCTTTGCAGCTGCTAAAAATGAATCTAGACCCGTTCTTACTGGCGTACATTTTGTTATTGATCATAACAAATTAATTTGTGCTGCTACTGATTCACATAGACTGGCTTTACGTGAAATCCCCATTTCTTCACATGCGAAATTAAATTGTATTGTACCAAGTTCCACTATTAGTGAACTATTAAAATTAATGAACAATAATTCAAATTTAGTATACATATATCTTTCAGAGAGTCACATTATTTTTAAATTCGGTACAATTACGTTGTATTCAAGGCTTATTGAAGGAAAATATCCTAATATAACCGGCCTAATTCCAAATGAATCCCAAACGGTTATTAATATAGATAGAAAAAAGATTTTACAAGGTGTAGATCGGTCAAGTTTATTAGCTAGTGAATGGGCAAACAACAACGTTAACTTAGAAATCATCGACGAATCCACAATACTAATCTCATCTAACGCTTCTCAGATTGGTAAAATATCCGAGACACAACAAATAGATGCTATTCACGGTGAAAAGCAATTAAATATATCTTTTGATGGACGGTATATGGTCGATACTTTAAAAGCAATAAAAGAAGATAGAGTTACTTTAAGTTTTGGTGGCTCCATGAGGCCGATATTAATTGAAGCAGGTGAACAATCTGCAGCAGTATATTTAATATCACCTGTTAGAACTTATTAA
- a CDS encoding GNAT family N-acetyltransferase encodes MKIQKQWIQEDSNYIREKVIEYNQKHLSNEEKTPSEKVSFIVRNEKEEIIGGVTAVTFWHHLHIDFLWVSEEYRHEGYGSKLMKLIEEFAIEKECRLINLDTFSFQAPNFYKKHGYKVIGVSKDHPKGHHHYYLEKRL; translated from the coding sequence ATGAAAATTCAAAAACAATGGATTCAAGAAGATAGTAATTACATAAGAGAGAAAGTAATTGAATATAACCAAAAACATCTTTCAAATGAAGAAAAAACACCTTCAGAAAAGGTAAGTTTTATAGTAAGGAATGAAAAAGAAGAAATAATCGGAGGGGTAACAGCGGTAACATTTTGGCATCACCTGCATATTGACTTTCTGTGGGTGTCTGAAGAATATAGACACGAAGGCTATGGCAGCAAATTAATGAAACTAATTGAAGAATTTGCAATCGAAAAAGAATGTCGGCTGATAAACTTAGACACTTTTAGTTTCCAAGCTCCAAACTTTTATAAAAAACATGGATATAAAGTGATCGGAGTCAGTAAAGATCATCCTAAAGGACATCATCACTACTATTTAGAAAAAAGGTTGTAA
- a CDS encoding NUDIX hydrolase, with protein MYKHTLCFIKRNEEILMLNREYDPVKGLWNGVGGKIEKGETPLENAIREIKEETNIDVEQNQIQFKGIIKWEDSSYSGGIYVYLVELLNEFTYHTPKKVSEGILDWKEVSWILSDYNYGVGEMIPKFLTEVLYNELILEHSCVLSNHKLVEYKNKELAKQTSPIDSIHKLVQAVTENS; from the coding sequence ATGTACAAGCATACTTTATGTTTTATAAAAAGAAATGAAGAAATACTTATGCTAAACAGAGAATATGATCCTGTAAAAGGATTATGGAACGGTGTAGGAGGGAAGATAGAAAAAGGGGAAACACCGTTAGAAAATGCAATTCGTGAAATAAAAGAAGAAACAAATATAGATGTGGAACAAAATCAAATTCAATTTAAAGGCATTATTAAATGGGAGGATTCCTCATATTCTGGTGGCATATATGTATATCTAGTTGAGCTACTTAATGAATTTACATATCACACCCCAAAAAAAGTCTCAGAAGGAATTCTAGATTGGAAAGAGGTATCTTGGATTCTAAGTGACTATAATTACGGCGTAGGAGAGATGATACCTAAATTTTTAACTGAAGTACTTTATAATGAATTAATATTAGAGCACTCTTGCGTTTTATCAAATCATAAATTAGTAGAGTATAAGAATAAAGAATTAGCTAAGCAGACCAGCCCAATAGATTCAATACATAAATTAGTGCAAGCAGTAACAGAAAATAGCTAA
- a CDS encoding DUF1992 domain-containing protein gives MNQEELDKKLKKQEILVKDEKVWTFTYEDHISSIVKEAEKKGSFDNLPGKGKPLNLDKDLSYNPEKQLYRTLKNNHVLPRWIEISKEIDDLKEKLKENTNTAEAADLIRTINKKVLEHNLLCPPSAQKTRVKTDF, from the coding sequence ATGAATCAAGAAGAACTAGATAAAAAACTAAAAAAGCAAGAGATTTTAGTAAAAGACGAGAAAGTTTGGACCTTTACGTATGAGGACCATATTAGTTCTATCGTTAAAGAAGCAGAAAAGAAAGGGTCTTTTGATAATTTGCCTGGTAAAGGGAAACCTCTAAATTTAGATAAAGACCTTTCGTACAATCCTGAAAAGCAACTGTATAGAACGTTAAAGAATAATCATGTTTTACCTAGGTGGATTGAGATTTCAAAGGAAATTGATGATTTAAAAGAAAAGCTAAAAGAAAATACAAATACTGCAGAAGCAGCAGATTTAATTCGAACTATTAATAAAAAGGTTTTAGAACATAATTTACTTTGTCCACCAAGTGCGCAAAAAACGAGGGTGAAAACGGATTTTTAA